A window of Aptenodytes patagonicus chromosome 1, bAptPat1.pri.cur, whole genome shotgun sequence genomic DNA:
TACAGAAGTCTGAAATCCACAGAAAATAAGCATTCCTGATCTCTCTTGTAAACAGACCTCagagaaatattaattaaaataggTTACAAAGCTAATATGACATTAGTCTTGGTACAGGGGGGGAAATGTCTATGTGAGTACAACCTAGACTTTTTTAATGTGTCTTGTAGCTATGGCTAATTTCACCTTTTGTCTGCTGAAatccttcttgtgtttgagtaACACATGAAAATTGTGTGAGAAGTTTTTAAAGTAACcgatttaaatttgtattttgtctccagctggggagaaagAGTCCCATAAAATCCAGTTTGTACAAATTGGAGTGCATGTTGTAGCATCAGCTGTGTGGTCAAAAAATGTTATCTTGAATGAAGGTACCAATAACTACATTAATGACGCAAGAGAATAAGTGAGAAAGGGTTTGGCAAAATTTAGAATTCTGATAGAACTGtagtaaaaagaaggaaaaaaaaaaaacaaaaacaaaaagtgGCTGACAAATGCAGGCAGCTTTTTCAGGTTTGTGTGGGGCCGGTGGGGGGCTCTGGTTTTTGAGCCTGTTGTTGCCCTGTGATTTGTATGCAGCTATACTTCAAAAATCTACTCTTTTTACTGGAATTGTTGGTGGGGGAAACCTTTACTCATGAGGGAAATGAGCTATCTTGGTGTAAATGGGCTTTCTAGTATAACCCTTGGGTATGTGAGGAACttgagctggcagtgctgcactAGGCACCAGCATATATAACTGTATGTAATCTTTGCTTCCGAGTGATGTTACGCTTTTGGGAGACCTCAGTGTATACATGGCATTTGCATAGCCCAGTTATCCTAAATGAAGCATTTCAGGTTTTAAATGTGAAACTCTAAAAGTAGCTTGTTTCTATAGAATGATTGTCTGGGAGTGTTATGGCATGAATATAACCATGTGAGACTATGgtcagaggaagagagagagagattagtGTGAGTGAAAACTGAACACCCTTACAGAGGTTTCTTGTAAAATACTGTACTTTTAAACACTACTGTCAGTAATGAAGGGCTCACATGTACAAGAGCGTAACTTAACATTTGGTTTTAAGTACGTATTTCTGTGCTAACATGACTAAATGCCTGCTTGTCTTCATACGTATCTGTAGATACAGACACCTATATAGTATGTGTttgtatatttatgtgtgtatgtatgatTATGCAGTGGTTGAATTAGGATGTAGGATGAGGCATAGGTATGTCTAAGCAAATACAAAAGTGATGCTTGGACTCTGGATTTTGCCAAAGCGGAACGAGAGCTGCGTGTGTAGACATGTATTTGCCCACAATAAATGTATTgagtaaatgtttttttttttttctttttttcaatagtACACtgaattgtttttatctcaaaggaaaaaaccaaaacaaaacacagaacatTTAGCGCATGTTTTCAGTTCACCTTTACTATAGTTATTTAGAGTGTTAGTTAACtttgtcttctgattttttttatttctagatgGTGCAAAAGAATTGCAGTTGCCCAGTCAAGATGAACAGAATAGCTTCCTTCAACAAGAAAATAGAACATTCTTTTTTTAGGATTATGTCTACAACATGAAGCATTTAACAGTAGCTGTCTTGGAGAACATTCATCTATGACCTGAAATGTCCTGATCCTAAGGAAAAAATGAGATTCCTTTAAgtctataatttttaaatgcatttttatgacTAATCATATTTGCTTATGCACAACACGGATACAGAATTCATAAACCAGAGATTATTTTAACACATACGCACATCTGTGTGCATTCAGTATACAAGATAAATcattttaatcaaattttaaataatcttttaaattatctgtatttATTAATAAATGAAGACTTGGCAAGAAGAATTTGTCATCCATGGACGAGAGTAAAGCAGGTTCCCCCAGAATGGATGGTAATTTTGTATTGGGTAAAATCAATAACTTAAAAGTAGAGCAAGAGGAAGACAGCATTAACTGTACTCTAGAAGGAATGGATATCAAGACAGAACAAGATGATTTCAAACATGCGGACAGCAGTGATGAacaagaagacaaagaaaagaacttCATTACCAACAACCCTGGCAAATATTTatctacagaaaatgaagatgattATGGATCTCTTTTTTCTCAATATAGTAGTACGCTGTATGATGTAGCAATGGAAGCTGTGACACAAAGCCTCCTTTCTAGCAGAAACATAAGCTCCAGAAAAAAGTCGCCTGCTTGGAACCATTTTTTTATATCTCCTAGAGATAGCACTAAAGCAATATGTATGTACTGTATGAAAGAATTTAGCAGGGGTAAAAATGAAAAGGACCTCAGTACAAGTTGTCTCATGAGACATGTGAGGAGAGCCCATCCCACTGTACTAATTCAAGAAAATGGAAGTATGCCAGGTATATCCTCCTTTTCTTCACCTACGTTGTTACTGCCACCTCAGTCCGCAGATGTTGGTGATCTGAGTTCTATGTTATCCCCTATAAAACTGGTCAAGAAAATGGCTTCTAAAATACCATCTCCCGATCGAATAATTGAGGAGTCTGTTTCTattgtttcttctgaagaaatatcAGATCtctcagtttctgaaaagtgCAGCAAAGAAGAAGTCATGGTTGGGTCATCTCCACAGCTACCCAACAACCAGTATGATGACACTGTGGAGAATGTAGCAGAAAAAACTGTTGTAATTCCAAAGAGCACATCAGGTTCCAGAAGGAGATCTGCTGTCTGGAAACACTTTTATTTGTCACCTCTAGATAATTCTAAAGCTGTTTGCATCCACTGTATGAATGAATTCAgtagaggaaaaaatggaaaagacttGGGAACGAGTTGTTTAATAAGACACATGTGGAGAGCCCATCGTTCCATTGTCCTGCAAGAGAATGGGGGTGGTACCAGCATACCACCTCTCTACACCGCACCTCCAACTTTGTTGCCTTCTTTACTACCCTCAGATAGTGATCTGAATTCTATGTCATCCTCTCCTGGAAAACTAATGAAAGAAtcaacttctgtttcttcttctccagaCAGAATCTCTGAGGAGATCCATACTAATCTCTCTTCTGGAGATGCTCTAGTAGAAGACTCAATGTTGTCATCTTCTGATGATATAGGTGAAGTCTCCTTTGTTTCCTCTCCTGAGAAACAGTGTGAGGGATTAGGTCCACTAATATTTGAACCTACCgctgtatttcagcaaaataaaaggaTTATGAAAAGGCTTAAATCAGAAGTTTGGCATCACTTTTCACTGTCACCTGCAGACAGTCTAAAAGCAGTATGTAGATACTGCAGTTGTATGATAAGTCGTGGTAAAAAAGGAGATGTGGGCACAAGCTGCTTGATGAGACATCTATATAGACGCCATCCCGATGTAATTGGAAACCAAAAGAGCTTTCTTGATGTGAGTTTGGCAAATTCTCCTTACGCCACTTTGGCTTCTGCAGAATGTTCATCCTCGAAGTTGACTGACTTGCCTACAATGGTTACACATGATAATCAAATTATATTTCCTGTTAATAGTAAGAAGACCTCAAAACTGTGGAATCACTTTTCAATTTGTTCTGCAGATTCAACAAAAGTAGTATGTATGCACTGTGGACGTACAATAAGTAGGGGGAAAAAGCCAACAAATCTAGGCACAAGTTGCCTTCTAAGACATTTGCAGCGGTTTCATAACAATGTATTGAAAACTGATGTCTCAGAGACAGTATTATCCTCATCTACGGATAATCACATGCCACTGAGCACAGAATTATTAGGATCTTCAAATTTTGATGAAACCAATGACAAGTTTTGTGACTCTCACCCAGTTGCCAAAAAAATCACAAGTCTCGTAGCCGAAATGATTGCACTTGACCTTCAGCCATATTCTTTTGTAGACAACATTGGCTTTAACAGGCTGCTTGAATACTTGCAACCTCAGTATTCTTTACCCTCTCCATCTTACTTTTCCAGGACAGCAATTCCAGATATGTATGATAatgtaaaacaaataattatttcacATCTTAAAGAAGCTGAAAGTGGAGTGATCCATTTTACGTCCGGAATATGGATGAGCAACCAAACACGAGAATATCTGACCCTGACAGCTCATTGGGTAACATTTGAGTCTTCATTTCGACCACAGTGTGAGGATTACCATTGTTCAGCACTATTAAATGTATCACAGATAGATTGTGACTACAATGGAATCAGTATTCAAAAGCAGTTAGAGTACTGGTGGGAAACATGGATTACTTCCATTGGCCTTCAGATTGGGATTACTGTTACTGATAATCAGAGTATAGAAAAAACTTTAAATGAAGGTGATCATTCAAGTGTACAATGTTTTAGTCACACTGTTAATGTCATTGTAAATGAGGCTATTAAAAGCCAGAGAATGGTTCAGAATTTGCTTAGTATTGCAAGAAAGATCTGTGAACGCGTCCATCGGTCagcaaaagcaaaagagaagttaGCTGAGTTGCAAAAAGAGTATGAGTTGCCTCAGCATCAGCTAATACAAGATGTTCCATCAAAGTGGAATACATCATTTCATATGCTTGAACGTCTTATCGAGCAGAAAAGAGCAATTGATGAAATGTCAATAGAGTGCAGCTTTCGGGAGCTAATAAGTTGTGATCAGTGGGAAGTCATGCAGTCGGTGTGTCATGCTCTCAAACCTTTCGAAGCTGCAAGTAGGGAGATGAGTACACACATGTCTACTCTAAGCCAAGTGATTCCAATGATTCATATACTTAACCGGAAAATAGAAATGCTATTTGAGGAAACAATGGGCATAGATACTATGCTGAAATCTTTGAAAGAAGCTATGGTGAGTAGATTGTCCTCCACGCTTCATGATCCAAGGTACATTTTTGCTACACTTCTGGATCCCCGGTATAAAACATCCTTATTtacagaagaggaggctgaaCAATATAAACAAGACTTAATCAGGGAGCTGGAAATAATGAGTTCTACCTCAGATGATGATAAACCTGTTTCCAATGGATGTGATATAGGTTCACCATCTACAAATTCATATGGGGAAGATAATCTTTGGTCACTCATGGGTgacatgaagaaaacaaaagacctGAAAGAGAGAGCAAAGTTACCAGAGGAAATGGTGCTTTCTTACTTGGAGGAAGAAGTGCTTGAGCATAACTGTGATCCTTTAACTTACTGGAACTTTAAGAAGTCGTCTTGGCCAGTACTGTCAAAATTGGCTGTCAGGTTCTTGGGTTGTCCACCAAGCATTGTTCCTTCAGAGAGATTGTTCAATACATCCAACGAAAGCAACAACTTTAGTCAGTCAAGGTTAATGATTGAACACTTTGAAAAGCTTATCTTTTTGAAAGTGAATCTTCCTTTAATATACTTCCAGTATTGAAACTAATGAACAAACTGCTAGACTAAATCTGTTGTTGCTCACTGGATATTAACTATCTATAACTCAGATTGTTAAATTGCTCCAATAGGGGCCATGTATGACATCTAATCAGTGACTATAATTCcaaattttagtttcatttttttcagctttcaataTGTCTACATGTGCCTTATTCATAGTACTTCAGGCCAGATATtgtatatatgttttttaaaagttcacaCTAGAGATAGCCTGTCTTGTCAAATTATACAAAATTATGTAGGTTTTAATCCATAATtgtaaatgaactttaaaaaagcTCAGTCATTTGTTTTAAtagaatggcaaaaaaaaaaagatgtaaacagTTCTATTCTGTAGTTTTTTATTCAATTATTATGTAAAAACCATAAACCAGGTACTGTATTTTAGTTGAACATTGCTTTAATTGCAACAAAACAGCTTTTGTAGTTGTCAAAAGAAAGCTGTACATGAAAGATGGGGTTCAAGCTGTCTTTTTATCATGTGGTGTTTTTAACTGCAAGCCCTAAAGTACTTAAAGGATTAAGAAGAGTTATTGAGGAAGATGTGTTTACAGGAGACCATTGACTTAgtatctgaaaataaatcttaaatttgAGATCTTATGGAATGTCAGTTATACAGCAGTCGGTAGTAAAACTTCCCATTCTGGGTTCTCCTGTTCAGGTTTTACATTTTAACTGAACTACAGAAATATTCTGGGTATTTATAAAAGCTCTTTGAAAGTCTTATCAAAGTTTGTGAATTAATGCTTGTTATTTAATGCCGTGTacaaaaaaggcaagaaatttaCCGTGAAGACTCTAATGTCATTCTAAAGCCTTTTCTAATCTTTAGTGCATCGAAACTATAAGGTTCCCTATTGTAAAAATTGAGCCCTTACTCCTAACGTAATTTCAATTGTGTAGAACAGCCTGTCTTAAAGCTCCTAGTACAGAAGTAACTGATCTTCTGATTTTCAGTAATAGCCTTATGGATATGGTGCACTGCTTAGAATTTTATGTAGTAGGGTTGATTCTTAACTGTTGGTGTCCATCAGGCAAATGGGATCTAGAGCCCTCAAAACTtcaaataagatggaaaaaaatagccagcattttaatttgaaaggaaCGTTCTCCATGGTTTTTTAACTCTAGAAAGGTTAATCttctcatttcagttttcattgaaTACTTTTTGGGAAACAAGTCATCATTTGCCTATGACCTTTTAGAAAAGTTGTAGCTTTGTTAAAATACTGTACCTATGCCTAATCTAATTTTGCATTTACTATGTTTTAGTGTATTTATAAATGGTGAACTCAGtttctgaaattaaacattttatttgcaattttctaGTGGTAGTCAACactgccttttattttcagatggaTTTAAGACAACCATTGAATAAAAATCAATTGATACAACTGTAACCATAAATATACCACAGAACATAGCATGTGAAAAGATTGGTTTTCCATTTAGCTCTTTGGACTTAAGCCTTCATTCTGGTTCTATTCAACGTCAGGAAAGCTTGTTGAATTCTTTCCCAGGTGGCTTTGGTTTCCACGTGACGTTTCTCTAAACGTTTTATGGTTTCAGGTATTTCAGTTGTTCCATCAGTTATGTTTACGCCTGTACTATTTAAGTAAATTATTATATAGTGTACTTGGGAAGAACTAATACTGCATTTTGTCTCCAGTATTTTAAAAGGTAACTTAATTCTATCAACAGTCAGCATTTCTTTGTTGTTCTAGGGTTAAATGAGAACAGCACGTGTTTTTTCTGCAGTAATAAAACAATTTGTTCTAGTTTATGTATAGTTCGAACTAGGTGAGTTTGAAGCAGCTTATTGGGAAACGTGTTTAAATGGTTACTGGTTAATTAttatctccattttttcccctacatCTTAACT
This region includes:
- the ZBED4 gene encoding zinc finger BED domain-containing protein 4 yields the protein MDESKAGSPRMDGNFVLGKINNLKVEQEEDSINCTLEGMDIKTEQDDFKHADSSDEQEDKEKNFITNNPGKYLSTENEDDYGSLFSQYSSTLYDVAMEAVTQSLLSSRNISSRKKSPAWNHFFISPRDSTKAICMYCMKEFSRGKNEKDLSTSCLMRHVRRAHPTVLIQENGSMPGISSFSSPTLLLPPQSADVGDLSSMLSPIKLVKKMASKIPSPDRIIEESVSIVSSEEISDLSVSEKCSKEEVMVGSSPQLPNNQYDDTVENVAEKTVVIPKSTSGSRRRSAVWKHFYLSPLDNSKAVCIHCMNEFSRGKNGKDLGTSCLIRHMWRAHRSIVLQENGGGTSIPPLYTAPPTLLPSLLPSDSDLNSMSSSPGKLMKESTSVSSSPDRISEEIHTNLSSGDALVEDSMLSSSDDIGEVSFVSSPEKQCEGLGPLIFEPTAVFQQNKRIMKRLKSEVWHHFSLSPADSLKAVCRYCSCMISRGKKGDVGTSCLMRHLYRRHPDVIGNQKSFLDVSLANSPYATLASAECSSSKLTDLPTMVTHDNQIIFPVNSKKTSKLWNHFSICSADSTKVVCMHCGRTISRGKKPTNLGTSCLLRHLQRFHNNVLKTDVSETVLSSSTDNHMPLSTELLGSSNFDETNDKFCDSHPVAKKITSLVAEMIALDLQPYSFVDNIGFNRLLEYLQPQYSLPSPSYFSRTAIPDMYDNVKQIIISHLKEAESGVIHFTSGIWMSNQTREYLTLTAHWVTFESSFRPQCEDYHCSALLNVSQIDCDYNGISIQKQLEYWWETWITSIGLQIGITVTDNQSIEKTLNEGDHSSVQCFSHTVNVIVNEAIKSQRMVQNLLSIARKICERVHRSAKAKEKLAELQKEYELPQHQLIQDVPSKWNTSFHMLERLIEQKRAIDEMSIECSFRELISCDQWEVMQSVCHALKPFEAASREMSTHMSTLSQVIPMIHILNRKIEMLFEETMGIDTMLKSLKEAMVSRLSSTLHDPRYIFATLLDPRYKTSLFTEEEAEQYKQDLIRELEIMSSTSDDDKPVSNGCDIGSPSTNSYGEDNLWSLMGDMKKTKDLKERAKLPEEMVLSYLEEEVLEHNCDPLTYWNFKKSSWPVLSKLAVRFLGCPPSIVPSERLFNTSNESNNFSQSRLMIEHFEKLIFLKVNLPLIYFQY